AGTTCCTTGAGAACATCAACTCTTTTAATGACTTCTCTACTAACAGCTCCCATGGGCAGGGCACATTGATGGTgcttcagaaatatttattgaatgcattttaatgccttttttcctggttctttattctgtccctctCTTGTCCCAGCAGGAGAATTCTTACGAGAcatccaggagagagagagagagccctccCAGCAGGATGTCAGCGGGACTATTTCTGGGAAATGTACAAGTTGCCAACAAAACTATAACTAACTAGGGGAACAGAAGTCAAGCTAATTGGTCACTACTAAGCAGGGGCAAAGGGGCTTAACTGATGTCAGAGCTGTGTGGTTAGGGCAAAGGCTCAACGGGGTGACTGGGAGACTGGAGGCTGGCAGtaatgggtggtggtggtgatggtgggacAGCCTTTTCCTACAGGGCAAATCATTTAAAGTTCAACAGGTCCCAGAACCTGGAACATCTTGAGTTTCCATTACTGGAAATTCCTTCCCATGACAAATATCTATTCTCTCTACTGTGCCAGGCAACAGAGCAAGGATGGGGGCCAGGGCTCCTCCTCTGACTGACTTTGTCACTCCGGAAAGTTATATCCTCATGCTGTTATTTACTGAATGGTAATTACTATGTGCCCAGCACCATGCTGCTTTACATACACAATTTTACTTTATTCTCACAATAGGTTCATTAGGAGATATGTATTATTATTCCTTctttatagacaaggaaacaggctcagagaccAGTAACTTGCCTAAGACACAGAGCCCATCATAGGGCCAAAAGGAGATGCTAGTCCATGTCTGCTGGGGCTGGGTTCCTAGCCACTTACATGTGTAACCTCTGTTTGTTTCCACATCTGTGAAAGAGCTAAAATCAATTCCTACTGCACTGGGTTGTTAGGGATTAAACAACCTATATGAGAGGCCTAGAGGGTGCCTAGTGAATGTCCACTCTGTTTTCCTTGGCATTCTTTTGTCCCCTGCTTACCTCTTTCCTGGGCTGGAAGGACGGTCCCATTTGCCATCTCTGCAAGGACCAACATTTCTATCCCAAGTCCAGCAGTGTCTGGCAGGCAGCCAACACTCACCTAACACTTTTGACCCAAATGGATGATCTGAGAGGGCCCTCAGGTGTCTGGACTGTAAATTGGGGACCTGAAGAGTCCATCATCAGTCTGTGATGCAGAAAGACCACTCTCTTTGTGCCATGTGACACTACTCTTAAGCCACtcagattttcagttttttctcagCAGAATGGAGCACAAATGAAAGTGGCCTTCTGAGCCCCCAAGGTAGAGCAAGGTACCAGAATGGAGATGAAGGTACACAGGCCCTGCCAGGCTCCTCCTGTCCCTTCCACAGGTAAACTGCAGCTCATTCACATCCCCACCACGGCCCCAACTGCAGACATCCTTGTATATTAGGCATTAACCTCCCTTCCACCATTGGCTCGAGAGGCGGTGGGTGTGTAAGCACTTAAAACTACAACCTATAGGgaacctccttccctcctctacAGAAGGCCTGGAGCTGGAGGCTCTGTGGTGACAGAAGCCACAGCTTTGGAGAGACAGGTCACATCCTCAGCTTCCTTCAACCTGTGCAAGCACCAAGTTGCCATGGTGATGCTGCAGCCCTGAGATGCACTGGCTGCAGATGGCATGGGTGCTCCTAGGGCTCAATGCCCAGGATGGGAGCTGTCTGGTCTGGGAGGCCAGTTGACTGGGTGGGCGGGTGGAGGAGAGGCAGCCCTCCTCTAGGTTGGGCTGGTAATTGCCGCTAAGTGAGGTGCTGACATTGAACCCAACATGCTAGCGGTGAGGGCCTGCTCTGCACCCTGTAATTACTGCACCAGACAGCAGCATTTGCTCCCTGCCCAGAGAGAGGAACACGGTGCGGGGAGCAGGCAAGAAGCTCTCAACCACCTGAGTCAGTGGGGCTCTGGCAGGCTCTCCCAGCTGCCCAGCCTGTCTagcagaggcagggaggcccCAGCCCCTCCTTTCTGTTGCCTCTTCCCATGCCATCCAATGTGGAACATGAGCTTTCTTTAATCCTGGCCTCTGAGCTTGCAGTACCCACGGGCGGCAGAGGTGCAGGAACCAGATAAGGCACCACCTCAGGGGTCCCACCTTCATTTGTGAAGCAAGTCTGTGTCGCAAAGCTAACCTGGAGGCAGATCTTGCTTCTAATTCCTCTTGAGCAGAGGCTTCTGAGGATTTCAGGCTAGTCACTGCCCctcctggacctcagtttccctagctgtttctgtttctgtgtctGTGGAGGCCCTCCTACTACTACTACTACGTCAGACAGGCTTGAGTAGCTGCAACAGGGGCCATTATGTCCCCCAACGGAAAAGATTTACTGTCtggacctttacagaaaaagtctgcAGACCTGTTTCTAAAGTGTTAATGTTCTCCTAGGCTTAGCGGAATGAAATTTTGTGGCTCCAATCTGACTAGCACAGCTCACAGCAAGCTGGTCCTGGTTCCCACTTGCAGACACCACGTCCTCGTCCAAAACCCCTGGCCTGGATTTGGatagtggtggtggggtggggtagaTCTGGGAGTCGCCACGTGGTGCAATGGCGCCACCTGCTGCGAGTGCCCAAAAGCACCTCTACCCCACCTggcagcccctctccccacaggGGGAGCCCGCTGCCGGAGCAGGCCAGGCCTCAGAACCAGAGCACATCAGAGCGGGGCTCTCGCCCCCTCCTTCTCCATTTTATAAAGACTGTGTCCAAGGCAGGTGAGCAGAAGGCCCAGGTCTCCGAGGCCCATAAACCTTTCCATCTATGTTCTGCAAATACACATGTAGGCACACAGACCTGGCTgtgaatcctagctctgccactcaTTTAAGGTCTTGGTTCCATGGTTGAAAGGATTTTCAAAATAAACACTTATAGAACATATTTAATCTGTTACCAGTATTGACTTAATCTTCAGAACAACTCTGAGATAATTATTTCcccatttcacatgaaaaaactggTACAGAAAAGTTAGGCAATTTGCTTAGGGTTACATAGCTAGTGTGAGTCAGGATCCAAATCCAGGCTGTGAAAGCACTGATGTCCAGAATATGGTACTCAGTACgtactgatttttttcctgccCACAGGTGTAATGGGGCCCCAAGAAAGAACACTGGGCTCGAACAGGAGCACAAGAGATGTGGGAGACCTGCAGTATGACCAGTCATCTGAAGAAGGCCCCAGGCAGGAGAGGGGAGAGGCCAGGCCTGCActaccccctccctgccccaacaCCTCCAGGCAACACGAGGTGGCCAGTGGACCGTAAAACCTTTATTTCCAAACTACAAATGTATCTGCTGTCTGAGAAAAGACACTCTCCAGGTGATGCGGCCCCAGCCTCTCCATCTCCCTTTCCCAACTGCACTGCAGTCCAAACCCAGTCCCCTCAGAAACCTGTTACCCCTCTGAAATCACAATCTTGGCTATCAGAAGCCGGCAAGCATGCGAGGACAGCCTACTCCCTCTGCCCGCTGACTGGCACAGCTTAGGCCCTGCTCCAGCCAGCTCTGAGGCTGGCCTGGTGCTCACCCTTGTCTGACCAGCTCCCTGCCCTAGCCCCACCCTGTGGTCAGGCACTGTCCCTGGCTCAGCCCAGGAGTCTCCTGGCCCACTGCTCCCCAGCTGCTGTGAGAGGTCACCTAGGTCCCCAAGCTGCCATCAGGTGTGAGGGCTAGGGAGTGGCCTGCTTCCAAGCTGGCCTCCTGGCTGGTCACTGCTGCCCCTGGGCCACAAagtactcctcctcctcctcattgcCACCTTCTTCCGGCTGGCTACTCCGGAGCAGCAGCTCCAGGTCGGGGTTGGAGCCCAGTCCCTTCAAGGGTTTAGGGCTGCCATCACCTGGGGATAAAGAGAGACCAGTTACAGACCCAATGATGGTTTTTTTGGTGTGCCCTGATGAGAGTGTGTGCTGAGTATGCAGGCCCCCACCCCTCGCTCCCTGGAGATGAAGCCACCTTCTTTAATTAGAAGAATAGCCAACACAGAGGTGGCTGAACTGGGCAGACAGCCACCAGGCTGGAACTGCTTTGGGGAAGTTGAGCGCCACCTGCGTCTTCCTGGCAGGGCTGGGCTGAGGGGAAATCAGAGGGGCTAAGAGTCATGGGGAGAATGTCATCAGCAAACAGGCCTCCAGGAGGGGCTCCAGGTTACCTCTGGAGTGCAGGGCTTTGAGGGCAACGTGCAGGGATATTCCCGAGAGGCAGAGGGCGAAGCCCAGCCAGTTCAGGAGGCTGATCTGATCACCCAGCAGATGAGCTGCCAACAGCAAAGTGCAGACTTCCTGTGGGCAGAGGAGCAGGGAAGGGTGAGCAGGAGGAGGGAGTTGGAAGGGCGGTGTACTGGACACACCCAGGGGGTACAGCCAAACATGCCCAAACGCCTAGGCCTGGGCAGCCTGGCCTGCAGCGCTAAGCTCAGAGGACCAGCCTGCCTGTAACACTTTCCTCCCTTTGTGTTACTGAGATGCAACAGAGATGCTTTTTGCAGAATTTTGTCAGGATCAGACAGGCAAACCCAACAGGGTTGGGAGCCTCTGGGCACCCAGCCCACATGAATGAAGGACAGCAGCCCTTCCAGAAGGTGTCTCTGGAAGGAGAGCCCTCAGTTGCCATGGAGAATGCAGCATCCACTGGGCTCTATAGGACACACACTGGTCACAGGCTCACTGTACACGGGGGCTGCACGTGAGACCAGTGAGACAATTCACTCTGAGAACCAGAGCTTATGCCTCATTACTTGGTTGGCAACAAGAGGACCCCTGGTGAGACCTTTGCTTCTGGTTTTAGGCACCAGTAGCAGTGTCACGTGGTCAGAGAGAACACTCCCACCACGGCCCTGAGCAGCAAGGAGGCGGATGGTATAGGTGGAGGAGCGGCGGGAGGCAGGACAAGAGTGCTGCTGGGCGGCAGCAAGGGCAGGTGGGCAAACACAGGGCACTCACGTCGGACCATCCCAGGCTGTTCCCATTGCAGAACAGACACTGCCCATCAACCACGCACTCTTTACTGAGGAGTCTATTTGGGGGTTTCTCAACCTGTGGCCCCAGGGAACTGCCAAATGATCAGAGTTGGCATCTGTGGTAGAATGTAGATGTGTTCCAGGACTAGAGGAGTCAGACCTGGCTTTGCACCCCGATTGGGCCACCTCCCAGCTGCGTATCCCGGGGGAGGAGCAGCCTTTTATGTCTGTTTCCTGATCTGTGAACAGGGACGACCATTCCCACCTCCAGGGCAGCAGTGATGAGGGGAGGAAACAGACTAAAGTGTGGTACTCAGCCCCCTAACTAGGTACTTCCATCTCTCTTCTGCTGGGCCCCGGGGTGGAGGAGCTGGGACAGAAGCTGCCACTGAGAATTACCCTTAGGGGCCTCCCCTGAGACAGGCCTGGCTTCACCTCTGAGTCTGTACCTTAAAAATGCCGGCAATGGAGAGAGTGAGGCTGGAGGTTCTAGAGACCAGGAGGAACTCAGAGAAGCCCAAACCAAAGGCGAGAATCCCGCCAAGGAAGAGGCTCCCAAGCACTCGCAGGAGTAGCCCTGTGTCCTGGAAACGGAAGATTTTCTCAGATGTAGACAAATGGAGACCTGAAAGCAAGGGGGGAGAGAGCGGGAGGCCATGGCCTGGGTGTGCCTGCCAAGGGGCCACGGAGCAGCTGTGCGCACTCACAGAGCACCTGCTGTGGCTCGGAGGAGGATGGGAGGTGCTGGAGAACCGCACGCAGACAGCCCGAGACTGGGGGGGAAGCGGCGACGGGAGCCCGAGGGCCCTGGGCCAGCGCAAGCCAGAGCTCTCACGGGGAGCACAAGGGGGGCTTCTGAGCCTCGGGGCTGCGGAGAAAACCTGCGGAAGCACCTGCTCCTCCGGTGTTTACTGACCATCCCCAGGGAGCAGCAGCAGCGGACAGCAGCTTCACTGGCTTTTGCGGCTGTGGTGACTAGCAGGCCAGAGAGGGGCCTGCCAATCAAGTGGACTGTCGACACCCTGG
This sequence is a window from Manis pentadactyla isolate mManPen7 chromosome 5, mManPen7.hap1, whole genome shotgun sequence. Protein-coding genes within it:
- the SLC35C2 gene encoding solute carrier family 35 member C2 isoform X3, yielding MTKSSAVLFILIFSLIFKLEELRAALVLVVLLIAGGLFMFTYKSTQFNVEGFALVLGASFIGGIRWTLTQMLLQKAELGLQNPIDTMFHLQPLMFLGLFPLFAVFEGLHLSTSEKIFRFQDTGLLLRVLGSLFLGGILAFGLGFSEFLLVSRTSSLTLSIAGIFKEVCTLLLAAHLLGDQISLLNWLGFALCLSGISLHVALKALHSRGDGSPKPLKGLGSNPDLELLLRSSQPEEGGNEEEEEYFVAQGQQ